The Castanea sativa cultivar Marrone di Chiusa Pesio chromosome 4, ASM4071231v1 sequence GAAGTGAGAATTTGAGATGGGTGCATAGTATCATTGCTCTGGAATATTTTTGTTCTATATCCTCATGGTGGGATTGTGACACACAggctaatttatttttgttcaaaagAAATCCACAGTTTAGCagttatatacatatattcttTATAATCAATAGAAATTTATTAAGAAACAAGCTGCCAAAAAGCCAAAGTCTACAACAGGGAACACTCAACCAGCAACTACTACATCAGAGTAACAATGGAAAAGCACCTGAACAAACAAGTCAGGTGCAAACCAAAACCAGAACTCAAAGAAACACAACTAGTTGCAGGCCTGCACCATACAATTTATTTCAGAAAATTACAAACAAACTACACAACCGACTAGGACTAATCTACCAACAAGCAATAAGGAGCTAGCCAGAACTCTACGTTCCAATCAAATTCTTAGACTTGAACAATACATCAGAAATATCCCACCTGATTGATATTTTGGTGTTGATACCAGACCTCACCTCCTGTGACAAGGCCCTTTAATTTCAATCCTTGCCTTCACCTGTTTCCTTATGAGACCAGAAATATGATCCACTGTCTTAACAGCTCCCAAACGCAATAAAACCCAAGATCATCAGACCTTGCACTTCTCCAAGATACAAGAGCAGCAATGGGATGCAATCTTGGTGCTTGAGTTTACCAGAAAAAGAGGGACGCCTAGGTACCTGACAGCAAGTGGCCTCCCTTGAACTTGAGAATATGTAGGATCTGTTGCTTCAAATTGACTTGTACAACTTCACTTTCAGAGGCATTAGCAGATAATCCAGAAATTTGATCAAATTCTGTTATAGCTGCTTGAACAACCACGATTGAGTGCAAATTGTCATCAGAAAAGCACAAGTGGGCAATTCTTTGCACTTAGGATGAAATTTAAAGCTACTGGACACCTGGACTTTACAGAGCAAGATTCTTGAGAAAAATTCCATCCCAGGTACAAATAGACAAGGGGTAAAGGGATGATCCCCTTTTACCTCCTTCAAAATAACCCACTAGACTGCCATTGAGTGGTATAGGAAAGGATGGAGAAATTATGCATTCCTTatccattccacaactctagcAGGCATTGGAAGAcacaccaacaaaaaaacaaaaaaagcctTCCAGGCTAGATGAGAAACTAATAGAGATTAAAGCtaaatatttgtatttgtaaAATTTGCGGAGTAAAACACTATGTAGCTGCACCCCATAGCCAGTGCCAGCATCAAGAGCGCTTCTTAAATCTGCCCCCGCCAATCATGTGGCTACTTTTTCCTCCCCCCTCGTCATCATCAGGCTGCCATTGATGAAAGACAAATTACAAGTTGTAAATGCATTGactcaattaaaaataaaattacatatataaaagtaaaatttcaaatcaaatcgAAGACAGAGACCCtttcaaagaaaaaagtgaCAGATATGCAACTATGCAAGTATACGACTGATCTATCGAGGTTCTTCTTTTGATCACAAACCAGAACGGTATAATTCTACAGACCAGAACGGCCCTTCTGTCAACCTCAACTGAAACTATGGAGTAAAAGATCCTTTGGAATGCTAGGCATATGGACAAAGAAGAATTTTTTACGTGTACACCATGATTACTACTACTACTCACTCAGACTCTTTTGTTTAATTCACCTAAAACTAGAAAGCAAAGCTACGGGTCCATTTTAATTGTATTGATAATGATCACTTTACctgggtttgggtttttctgATGCGTCTGCCGGGTTCCTTCCACGGCCTGCCGGGATGTGGAGGGTCTGGGTCGGACGTCGGAGTGCTGCAGATGCAACCCATCTGCAGATTAAAGCGATTTCTGGTGAGGTGGTGGATCTTccggagaagagagagagagagagagagattttgaggGTACCTGGAGTTGGATCTTCCTATTATTCAAAGCTCCAATCCCAAATTCAGTCGGCTGCTGCTCGCTATTCCCGAAAATGTccttctcaaataaaaaaattctggaaatgCGGACGCCGAGGATACTACGTCCAGAAATTGCCACATGGTAATTTTGTTCTCGAGAAAGTTAAAATTTTACGAAAGAAAATCAGATTTATAgggaatttgaaaattataaaatttttagtggttgagtacaaaatttaaagttaaatttttatCTACATCAAAAATCAaccaatattttaataataataaaaagaattattataaAGAAAGGACGcagtaaattaaaattttctaaaaaaattaccattCAATAACAATGTAGATTTCCCTTCTTTAATCAAATGTGGGTAACCAGgttttctttacaaaaattacatttttaataaactaaCAATTTTACTTAgagtgggtttcagttagctcaactggtaaaatctttaatagttgtataagagatctatgATTCAATCCTTGTCTAtttaaaaaactgattggtgccTTGGTcaaatgataaagagttatcattaggagcggacgtcataagttgaaacccactcaaaaaaacaattttacttgGAACTATCATAAAGAGAAGACGCAATAGAttaaaactctcttaaaaattcacattcaataagaATGTAGatttcccctaaaaaaaaaaaaagaatatagattttctttttcaaatgtgATTAACCACGTtcccttgaaaaaaaattacattttttataaaataacgACTTTACCCATTCTTTTCTACCatttaactaatatatatatatatatatatatatatatatatatatatatatatatatatatatatcacatttatttatttatatatttatttttaaagccaAATTTAAGAGAatattcaattagattttaattgttGTCTAATATTGCACCTGTgtcatcttttaaaatttttttttcctatgtgAGTTAATAATgtgcaaaaaacaaaaagtctaatataaataaaccatcaaaaatccaataataataataataataataataagaaagagcctataaaaagaaaaagaaaaagaaacagtaaatttatgtgtatatccaaaaataaataaattaaaaaagaatgagggaTAGAGTAAAATTCATGTACATATTTATGactctttattttttgattttttttatatacaagatagaattctactctagcctaatctaagtataaatgtgtgtgaaactccctcctggagacttgaaccccggcccttgccccccacaccccacaccccacaagtttTTATGACTTAAACAAGGTATATTTTGAATCACATATGTGTGtaattatgattgtttttaattgtactgTGCATATACATAAGTTATACactagtaaaataataatattaattataaattggcaatttaaatgattagttttgtattatacatgtcatttagaaaagagaaatactatatccacaacacttttataacaaatcctaaatagcaggttgttattggttgttatgggtggacaaaaaagtaatttaagttgtaaattcaaattaaaaccaataacaactttcCATCTgttatttgttgtgaaaatgttatagacgAAATAGTTCTCTTTAAAGAATGGTGcgctataatttttttggaaaaaaattgggCAGCAggttagcataaaaaaaaacaaaaatttacatcAAAACAGAGGAAACAAAATTGTATACTAATAAAATTGTTAGTTCTGAGACTGCAAAGTTTGAATACAAAGAAAGGGTGCAgctatgagttttttttttggatgaactgCTATGAGTTACGAGGTTCagcaaaaatgtattaaaaaatgtcCAACTAGCAAAAAAGCTGACCCATGCATAAGATTTCTCACTTTGCACAGTTATTTAAATATCCAAGTGGAGCCAACTACTGGTCCATTTCTGTAAGTACAACCAACATAAAACTAACTACTGGTCGAGTTCACACAAATTGGAGGGAAATCAGCATTGGGAAATGGCTTTCCACTATGCAAAGGTCTAGGCAGGTGATCATATTAAGTTCTCAATTGCCCAAGCTTATTCAAACCCATCTTTTATCACAATCATCCAATTCAACTGCATTTGAGACAATTAAAATCATGAACTATTCAAATAGAATAAAagccattattttttttttgaagggaacAAATTCTATTCTTGAGATTTTAAGTTACTCCTAGTTAAATTCTTAGTTATGCTGAATCCTGCTGACCTAATCACtctataaaattgttttaactCTCAAACAACTTTCAATGCATTTTGTTTGAACATAATCTTCTAGTTGAAAATCAATGGCACCATGAACATTCCATCAATCAAACCATAATTTTTCAACAATTGAGGCAGTGtgagggtctgtttggttggacggatggaaaagtggaaaaATAGAAATGGGTAAGggatgaaaaagtaaaaagataaaagagattttaattttctctcctAGTGGCATTCATTTTTGGGGGTGAAAAAAATAGAAGGATGGAAAACTATTTTATGTGATTGAggagaaaagtgagaggataatgtaatttttataaatttactctaatgtctttattacattaaataaggaaaatgttacttattatcaattataattaataattcttctattttacacacttacttttcaaaataccaaacatcagattatttattttgtactatatttcattaaaatatcatttttctaaaattttttaattgtttatctTGCTTCACATACAATAACCATCATCTACTCTCTTCCTTTATCCTCGAGAtacgtaaaaaaataaaaaactaaatacaaaatgaatagtgccggagtaaaattgtaaatttgcATGATTACTATAAAACCATGcatttttatacaaatttgcATGGACTGATGTAGTGATGTGGGTGAATTTTGGAAATGtgatattttttctattatacaagcACTGATGTGAGTGCTcttttattgttatatttttcttctttataatatatttataggaaagtgaaaaaaaaaataacatcacAAATTTGAAGCTCAATAAgaggaaaaatagaaaaaagaaaaaaagaagaagaagaagaaagaagttggaaacacttaaaaaaaatagcaatagtAGGCTAGTAGTAGTGgtgggaaagaaagaaagaaaaaaaaatcaaagagaaataCTCTCACAATTGAGGGTAAAAAAGTAAATGAGAAAActcaagaaaaattatttaattttatcctCAATTTAGGAAGGTTGATTTTTGGTGGGGCCAGAGAGAAAACTCCTGACCCCaccatttttttcctcattttcgTTCTTAACCAAATACTCCTCACTCTCATTTTCTCCCCACTTTTCCATCTCTCCAATAATCACCCCTACCAAAGGCCCTCACTCAAGCAATCTACTTCAAAACTAATACCAGTGAGCCCCTTCAACACCCCCCATAACAAATACACTCAATTATTAACCAATAATTTTAATAAGTTCAAGTAATCTCTTGACTATGGCCAATTAGATGTTGATCTTTgttcttctcaaccaaaaaaaaaaaaaagatgttgaCCTTGTGAGTCTTAAAAAGCGTAGGCCTTTTGAATTTACTGGTCCATGAACTAGATAAATTTAATGCTTTTTTCTAAAGTAATTTTGAAAACTCTTGTACCATTACTAGAAATTGAATTCAACAAATCAAATGATCATCACTTCTGCTTTTTCTTTGTATTAATGTCCTCTCAAATTGAATTAGTACCCATATGAGGTATGAATGAGACTAAATTTAGAGAATAAGAATGGGAAGTGACAAGTACCACCAAAGATGCAAatcaaacaaagcaaaagaggGAGACATACTCCGGCATTTTACAACGAAAAAGAAATCGAATgaagatgatgcaaagaaaaatagtttcaaTGGAATAATAGTACCTGGGcatattttttcaaactttgatTAAGGGATTCTCAGTTTCTTTGATGGTGGCTTTGGATTGAAGATGTCGTCCTTTTTTATGGAGGGATGGGCCATTGAAGAAGAACCCAAATCAAATACATCACCATTAGTTGAGTCGATTCCCAAAttagaaaaccaaaaattactAAGTCAAACCCATTAACTATATCCATTGGGAGCTTTGAATTAGATATCAGGGAATGACACCTTTTGTCATCGGGGATTACAGGAGGCAGAGGTTCTCCTGCGTCTGAGTCCATTGAGATTCACATGATTCATATGTGATCCATTGGAAAGACACCTATTGTCATCAAGGATTAGAGGAGGTTGAGGTTCTCCTGCGTCTGCATCTGCGTCCGTTGAGACTCACATGATTCATATGTGAACCATCGGAAGTGGTGGCAGGATGTTGTAGTAAAGGTGCGAGCTCAATGTTGTCATAGTTGTCATGAATATTTTGAGAGTTGTTATGGATGATAATGGAATTTTGAGGACACATGCATTCCACATGCGCCCCTATCCTTGCAATGACAGGAGCAAAATTTCCGTATTCACTTGTCCAGTGAGATATTTTACATGAAACCTCAACATGATTCCGATCACCTTGCATCAAGTCTCCAAATTTATGCTTTAATTGGCTATGAGGTACACCATAAAACCACAAATGATCACACTTCAGACATTGAAAGATCGGCTGCTGCATGAAAGGTTGCTTATGACCATTGATGGAAATGTTGACAACACAAACCCAACTGATTATATCATCACAACGAGCGCCGCACTTATCATTATTGGCATTACTATCCTTAGACGGAACTAGATGAAAAGCAATACAAAAGGCAAATGTTGGAAATTCTGGACCAACCCAGAATGATATGGAACTTTCAATGCTTTGATGGTTGAACCATTTTGGAATCTTTTTTTCTGGTACTAtaatattatatctctctccaaAATTAATTAGATACGCATCTAGAGTTGGACGTAACTCTTCTTCAATTAGGAAGAACTCGGAGAGGGAGCACTGGGAAGAGTAATCAATCTGATGTGAATGCGAATCTACTAATACATTGCCTTTCACACATGAACATTTCATATTTGGTGGAAGCCTTAAATTTCTTCCAAACTGCATGCAATTAGgaaatttgagaaattataaGTTTACTTAATCTAGTAAAGTATGCATTTTGGAAGGTAACCAAAATTGTTTCTTTATAACTTTAAGGGAGAGAGAGGTACCTGAAggaataattttcttaatgatTGTGAATTCAACGAGATGCAATTTGGTGCATACACAGATCTTATACTTTTTGGAAGTTTTGGAATTTTCTTAACGAACTTGGAATTCTCAattagaagaaaatgtaatccattGAATCTCATAATGCCATCTTGAATGTTCAAATTTTCATTGCCTGATAATAAACATTTCTCTGAGAGGTGGAAACAAGATGTcaaatattttacacaattcAACATCAAAAAACCATATTTTGAAAAGCCACCATAAGAATTGTGTAGTGCTTGTCTACCAATCTCCACGTCCTTTGAAAATTGGACATTGCCATGAAGAGAGAGTTTGCGAAGATATTGCAATTTATAGATGCTACTTGGAAGATGACACGAATAGAAATAGGAACCTATGTCTAATCGCTCAATCCCAATGAGATTCCCAAATGATGAAGGAAGCTCTCTAATGGCAGTGTATGCCAAACTTAGAAACTTtaaattttccatttcttttgGAATATCAGGGAACCTCCCAACCCTTTTGCACtcataaagaattaaaaatttaagagaTGTCACCATGATGCTGCTTGGAAGAATTTTAAGTTCAATGCAACCTGTGAGGTCCCAGCTTTCAAGCTTATGAAGACATCCATTAGAGTCATGAACCTTGACTAATTTCATACATTCATTGAGATTCAATTGCTTTATGTTTGGGGTGGCGAATGATAAGTCGGGCAATTCTGTAATGTAATTACAGGACGGGAAATTCATATGTGTCAAGCTTTTATACTGTATCCTctgtagaaaaaaataaataaaattttaacttcaaaaaaGGTCAAAATATAGTTTAATCATTAATgaagtaataataatttataaataaaattatacctCGAGAAGCTTGTACAATATCACCCGACTTTCTGGCATGTTAAGTACAGTGAGTTTTTGAGGATGAAAATTAGATGGTAAGGAGGATAAAGGAAATCCACGCCAATCAAGCACCCTTAATCCGTTGGGAAGATATTTGAGATCTCCACAAATGTCTACATTACTAACCATAAGGAACTTGagatttttcatcttttcaagACATTTAGgctctaattgaatttttgatGATTCAGGTGAGTATATCATTATGCCtcgaattttttttgaccccTAGTTAGGCAAAGCATTAAGTGAATCACACTACATGAGAAGAAGTATAATgacaataaatttaaacaaaaactaaacttaAATTTTCTTCCAcacttaaatgaaaaaaaaaaaaaacactacatATGCCAAttgaaaaatgtataaaaatgaTGCATACCGTATTTTCAGTTAGTACATCAAGAACATCCTCATAACGCCATAACCTACTACGCTCTCCAGGTAGTTGTGGTGATTCCTGTCGAACAATGTCCTTACCCATTTGTTGTAGAAAGTCATTTATTGACAATTTGTCATATTGATCAACACTTATTAGACACTTATCAATAAGTTTTTGAATTCCATAAATTGGATTTAAATCACAAGAATCTAGTATATCGATGACATACTTCTTCGAAAATCCCttaaagaaacatgcaatatcaaggaaaatatctttttcaatttcatccAATCCTTTATAACTTATTTCAAGTACttcttgaatttctttgttagaaattctttcaTACTTATCTATTGCACTTTTCCATTCAGGTTTAGATCTTCCACACAAATCAGCGCCCATTATTACTAGAGCTAATGGAAGTCCCTTGGTATATTGTATGACTTGGTTTGAAAGttccaaataatcttttttgggtttgttgctTTGGAAGGCATGCATACTAAAGAGTTCAAGAGCTTCATCTTGATCTAATTCCTTAACCTCGTATGctgaaaaacattttccaagAGTAGCTCCCAAGTGTTTGTCTCTTGTTGTTATAATGATTTTGCTTCCAAAAGCAAACCAATCACATCTTCCAAGCAAATTTTCAATTTGGACCCATTTAtccacatcatcaagaactAAAAGAATCCTGATAACAGAAAGTCTTTCCTTTATCATAGTGGTTCCTCTATATTTGTTACCcacctttaaatttttatcCCTTAAGATCTCAAAGAGAAGTGTCTCTTGTAGTTCAATTACACCATCATTTGTCCCcgatttttctctaaaattttctaGGTAACAAAATCCATCAAAATGATCAcaagttttgttaaaaatagCTTTTGCAATTGTTGTCTTACCTATTCCACCAGGGCCATAGATCCCTATCACATGAGCTTCATTTGATTCAATATTTGAAATAATGGTCTTTACACGAGAATTTATTCCAACAGGGTATCGAGTAACAAATAATGGCGTgcaatttaatttagaatttgagatATCTTCAACAATTTCTTGGATAAATTTGAACTCATTACAACTGTCATTcacataacattaaaaaaaatataatgagttAGAACAGAAAATAAACCACATTTAAGATGTTTGACATGTgcatttaatttgaaatattgaTAGCTAAAGCAGGTGGCACGTactaatttataaatttgtaacTATCATTATgttagcagttttttttttttgggaagttTTTTTAGGCTTTAAGGTAGAAGTGTTGGTGTGGTTGTTGCCCCATTTTTTCATCGAACCAATGAGGCCGATCGGTTTTCCCATAATTGGCACTGTTGCAGACCACCTAAGGTTAGTTCTTCGACATGTAGTGGTGCAGCTTTTTTTCATCAATGCGAGCGGTTCTTTCAGTTTGAAAATATCATACTAAAACAATGACTACAACTCACAAAACCACAAAATCTCCAATGATTCAAAACACgaaatcaaaacccacatcAAAATCCACAACAAATTAAAACCTGAGGTCTAAACATCAAATcccactaaaaaataaaactaaacaaggttagagatttgagatttgaCTAAATATTGAAGAGGAACTAACTACTGGACTGAAGATTAGAGATTTGAATGGATTGAAGAAACAACGGTAGACTTCATTGTATTGACgactataaatagtggtttttTTGATATCTTGGTAGATTCTAGCTATGGTATGGGGATTTggagtttttgagagagagagagagagagagagagagagagaggtat is a genomic window containing:
- the LOC142630386 gene encoding disease resistance protein Roq1-like codes for the protein MVLVLSKGASSSSFTYQPKNFDVFLSFRGQDTRHGFISHLYEALRLRGIHTFIDDKLPRGENISTELLKAIENSTMSIIVFSKNYASSPWCLDELAKIVECKKNGQLIRSIFYKVNPSEIRNQSGKFGKALAEHEKNIKYNKKVQRWRKALQEAADISGWPYEHSCNEFKFIQEIVEDISNSKLNCTPLFVTRYPVGINSRVKTIISNIESNEAHVIGIYGPGGIGKTTIAKAIFNKTCDHFDGFCYLENFREKSGTNDGVIELQETLLFEILRDKNLKVGNKYRGTTMIKERLSVIRILLVLDDVDKWVQIENLLGRCDWFAFGSKIIITTRDKHLGATLGKCFSAYEVKELDQDEALELFSMHAFQSNKPKKDYLELSNQVIQYTKGLPLALVIMGADLCGRSKPEWKSAIDKYERISNKEIQEVLEISYKGLDEIEKDIFLDIACFFKGFSKKYVIDILDSCDLNPIYGIQKLIDKCLISVDQYDKLSINDFLQQMGKDIVRQESPQLPGERSRLWRYEDVLDVLTENTGSKKIRGIMIYSPESSKIQLEPKCLEKMKNLKFLMVSNVDICGDLKYLPNGLRVLDWRGFPLSSLPSNFHPQKLTVLNMPESRVILYKLLERIQYKSLTHMNFPSCNYITELPDLSFATPNIKQLNLNECMKLVKVHDSNGCLHKLESWDLTGCIELKILPSSIMVTSLKFLILYECKRVGRFPDIPKEMENLKFLSLAYTAIRELPSSFGNLIGIERLDIGSYFYSCHLPSSIYKLQYLRKLSLHGNVQFSKDVEIGRQALHNSYGGFSKYGFLMLNCVKYLTSCFHLSEKCLLSGNENLNIQDGIMRFNGLHFLLIENSKFVKKIPKLPKSIRSVYAPNCISLNSQSLRKLFLQFGRNLRLPPNMKCSCVKGNVLVDSHSHQIDYSSQCSLSEFFLIEEELRPTLDAYLINFGERYNIIVPEKKIPKWFNHQSIESSISFWVGPEFPTFAFCIAFHLVPSKDSNANNDKCGARCDDIISWVCVVNISINGHKQPFMQQPIFQCLKCDHLWFYGVPHSQLKHKFGDLMQGDRNHVEVSCKISHWTSEYGNFAPVIARIGAHVECMCPQNSIIIHNNSQNIHDNYDNIELAPLLQHPATTSDGSHMNHVSLNGRRCRRRRTSTSSNP